The following coding sequences lie in one Methanothermobacter sp. MT-2 genomic window:
- a CDS encoding FO synthase subunit 1, whose protein sequence is MRPSKDDLKYHLECEGIQILDLMKKALNLQREKTITYSRNVFIPVTRLCRNRCGYCTFRRDKTEPPILPPEDIMEQLKSAESYGCREALFTFGEAADQLEPVKDQLEKLGYNNMVEYLFYLCQETLDNTLLLPHTNMGILKYKELKMLREVNASMGLMLETSSPRLMETIAHKNSPGKDPKLRIKTIEYAGRLKIPFTTGLLIGIGETIDERVESLLELRRIQDKYGHIQEIIIQNFKSKPGIPMEDYPEPTLLEMIKMVAVSKMLFPDVSIQVPPNLNRETCEIFLLAGADDWGGISPLTRDYVNPEAPWPEIKELERITGKAGFKLKERLPVYPNFISEEYLSEKVLEKVNVHLDTL, encoded by the coding sequence ATGAGACCATCAAAGGACGACCTCAAATACCACCTAGAATGTGAAGGCATCCAAATACTGGATCTGATGAAAAAAGCATTGAATCTACAAAGAGAAAAAACCATAACATATTCTAGGAACGTGTTCATACCAGTGACGAGACTATGCAGGAACCGATGCGGCTACTGCACATTCCGCAGGGACAAAACAGAACCCCCAATATTACCACCAGAGGACATCATGGAACAACTGAAAAGTGCAGAGTCATATGGTTGTAGAGAGGCCCTATTCACCTTCGGAGAAGCTGCAGACCAACTAGAACCAGTGAAAGACCAGCTAGAAAAACTAGGATACAATAATATGGTGGAATATCTCTTTTACCTATGCCAGGAAACCCTTGATAATACACTACTTTTACCTCACACCAACATGGGTATACTAAAATACAAAGAACTTAAAATGCTCAGGGAAGTTAACGCGTCCATGGGCCTAATGCTCGAAACTTCGAGTCCACGTCTCATGGAGACAATAGCACACAAAAACAGCCCTGGAAAAGATCCTAAACTCCGGATTAAAACAATAGAATATGCTGGTAGACTTAAAATACCCTTCACAACAGGTTTGCTTATAGGTATAGGGGAAACGATAGATGAGAGGGTAGAATCCCTATTAGAGTTGAGGAGAATACAAGATAAGTATGGGCACATCCAGGAGATTATAATCCAAAATTTCAAATCAAAACCTGGAATTCCAATGGAAGATTATCCAGAACCCACACTACTTGAAATGATCAAGATGGTGGCGGTCTCAAAGATGCTTTTTCCTGATGTGAGCATACAAGTACCCCCAAATCTTAACAGGGAAACTTGTGAGATATTCCTTCTTGCAGGTGCAGATGACTGGGGTGGCATATCACCCCTAACTAGAGATTATGTGAACCCAGAGGCTCCATGGCCCGAAATAAAAGAACTTGAAAGAATAACAGGAAAAGCAGGGTTCAAGTTAAAAGAAAGACTTCCCGTATATCCAAATTTTATATCAGAGGAGTATCTGAGTGAAAAGGTCCTTGAAAAGGTGAATGTCCACTTGGATACACTATAG
- a CDS encoding transcriptional regulator — protein sequence MDTVKIDDIDKQIIHLLNEDGRMSYREISRKLGVSVGTIHNRVEKLMKTGVIKKFVPIIDHAKLGYKLTAIIGVRVKGGVLRNWEERTAYQKNVLAIYDVTGEFDAILIGKFRDTSELDKFIKGLLSENDVQRTYTQTVLNIVKEDMTSSKML from the coding sequence ATGGATACCGTTAAAATAGATGACATAGACAAGCAAATAATTCATCTTCTTAACGAGGATGGAAGGATGTCCTATAGAGAAATTTCAAGAAAACTTGGAGTATCGGTGGGTACCATTCATAATAGAGTGGAGAAGCTCATGAAAACCGGTGTGATAAAAAAATTCGTCCCAATCATAGACCATGCAAAATTAGGCTACAAATTAACAGCGATCATAGGCGTCAGAGTGAAAGGTGGAGTCTTAAGGAACTGGGAGGAGAGAACAGCATACCAGAAGAACGTCCTAGCGATCTATGATGTTACAGGGGAATTCGACGCCATACTAATCGGAAAATTCAGGGACACTAGTGAACTTGACAAGTTTATAAAAGGCCTTCTCAGCGAAAATGATGTGCAGAGAACATACACCCAAACCGTGCTAAATATCGTGAAAGAAGACATGACATCCTCTAAGATGCTGTAA
- a CDS encoding GTP-binding protein — MIKDLKSFTKKGERRNIEFKKALKSSYHLNKDRKRQLISQMKYRMERGRGKAIYLLGVEDDGSLVGLPKKELQESIHVLKILSHEIGAHIEEVNEYPLKDGKVAEVTIGWKNSFKKEHLVIGVAGHVDHGKSTLLGSLTTGILDDGTGKTRIFLDVQKHEIERGLSADLSFAIYGFIDGKPVRLDNPLDKKEKSELMEKCERIISFVDTVGHEPWLRTTIRGIVGQKLDYGLLTVAADQGPTHITREHLGIILAMELPVIVTITKKDLVGEDEIQKVHERISELLKLVGRIPFKIKDKSDALLVSEKMNQHIVPIIETSSLTGEGLELLDELFLNLKIPENPKDDKKPFMMYIDKVYSVKGVGTVVSGTIRQGRVKKGETLLLGPLPTGEFKEVKVKSIEMHHYQIGCAEPGHIVGISIAGASPQEIERGMIIAHPDYNPKAVREFEAEVAILVHPTTIKAGYESVTHIETIAETTILEPLDQEFMSAGDKGRVQMRFKYRPHHVKEGQKLIFREGRSKGIGSITKIIENP, encoded by the coding sequence ATGATCAAAGACCTGAAATCCTTCACCAAAAAAGGTGAAAGAAGGAACATAGAATTTAAAAAAGCCCTCAAAAGCTCATACCATCTCAACAAGGACAGGAAAAGACAACTCATCTCCCAGATGAAATACAGGATGGAAAGAGGAAGAGGCAAGGCAATCTACCTACTCGGAGTTGAAGATGATGGAAGCCTAGTAGGCCTCCCCAAAAAGGAACTCCAAGAATCAATCCACGTCCTAAAAATCCTAAGCCATGAAATAGGAGCACACATAGAAGAAGTGAACGAATACCCACTAAAAGACGGTAAAGTGGCCGAAGTCACCATAGGATGGAAAAACTCATTCAAAAAAGAACACCTTGTCATAGGAGTCGCAGGCCATGTTGACCATGGAAAAAGCACCCTACTCGGAAGTCTGACAACAGGCATACTCGATGACGGAACCGGAAAAACCCGCATATTCCTCGATGTCCAGAAACATGAAATAGAAAGAGGACTCTCAGCAGACCTCTCATTTGCAATCTACGGCTTCATAGACGGTAAACCAGTCCGATTAGACAACCCCCTTGATAAAAAAGAGAAATCCGAGCTCATGGAAAAATGTGAAAGGATAATATCATTCGTCGACACAGTAGGCCACGAACCATGGCTCAGAACCACAATAAGGGGTATAGTAGGCCAAAAACTAGATTATGGTCTTTTAACAGTAGCCGCAGACCAGGGACCTACACATATTACAAGAGAACACCTAGGGATTATTCTAGCAATGGAATTACCTGTGATAGTAACCATAACAAAAAAAGACCTTGTAGGAGAAGATGAAATCCAAAAGGTACATGAGAGAATATCAGAACTCCTTAAACTCGTAGGTAGAATACCATTCAAAATCAAGGACAAATCAGACGCACTACTAGTATCAGAGAAAATGAACCAACATATCGTACCAATCATAGAAACATCCTCCCTAACAGGAGAAGGACTAGAACTATTAGATGAACTATTCCTAAATTTAAAAATCCCAGAGAACCCAAAAGATGACAAAAAACCCTTCATGATGTACATAGATAAAGTCTATTCAGTAAAAGGCGTGGGAACCGTGGTCAGCGGCACAATAAGACAAGGCCGGGTTAAAAAAGGGGAAACATTACTCCTCGGACCATTACCCACAGGAGAATTCAAAGAAGTGAAAGTCAAATCCATTGAAATGCACCATTACCAGATAGGATGCGCAGAACCAGGACACATCGTCGGCATATCAATCGCAGGAGCATCACCACAAGAAATCGAAAGAGGCATGATAATAGCCCACCCAGACTACAACCCAAAGGCAGTGAGAGAATTCGAAGCAGAAGTAGCAATACTAGTACACCCCACAACAATAAAAGCAGGATACGAAAGCGTGACACACATAGAAACCATAGCAGAGACAACAATACTAGAACCACTCGACCAGGAGTTCATGTCAGCCGGTGACAAAGGAAGAGTCCAGATGAGATTCAAATACAGGCCACACCACGTGAAAGAAGGGCAAAAACTAATATTCAGAGAAGGAAGAAGTAAAGGCATAGGATCCATAACAAAGATCATAGAGAACCCCTGA
- a CDS encoding Met-10+ related protein: protein MKYSSLILSFFCLKNIIVSKGLNREQEMKWKQIGDIIILNKEIEKPEKFLKMRGIKTVLKIERIKGKTRKPEVKILAGEETETIHKENKCLFKLDAANIMWSKGNTYERMRIPKLIKDGETIVDMFAGIGYFSIPIAVHANPKKVYAIEINPTAYQYLKENIKLNKVQDKIKPILGDSKIIAPKLNADRILMGYVVKTHHYLDPALKCLKKGGILHYHETAPDKIKFKRPIRRIKKAANPRKVTILNKRIIKKYSPGVWHVVIDAKID from the coding sequence GTCTTAAAAACATAATAGTATCAAAGGGATTAAACAGGGAGCAAGAAATGAAATGGAAACAAATAGGTGACATAATAATACTAAACAAAGAAATAGAAAAACCGGAAAAATTCCTCAAAATGAGAGGAATAAAAACCGTGCTGAAAATAGAGAGGATCAAGGGCAAAACAAGAAAACCAGAGGTTAAAATCCTCGCAGGAGAAGAAACAGAGACAATACATAAGGAAAACAAATGCCTGTTCAAGTTAGACGCAGCAAACATAATGTGGTCAAAGGGCAACACCTATGAAAGAATGAGAATACCCAAACTCATAAAAGACGGTGAAACAATAGTAGACATGTTCGCAGGTATAGGCTACTTCTCAATACCCATAGCCGTCCACGCAAACCCCAAAAAAGTATATGCCATCGAAATAAACCCCACTGCATACCAATACCTCAAAGAAAACATAAAACTAAACAAAGTCCAAGACAAAATCAAACCTATATTAGGAGACTCAAAAATCATAGCCCCAAAATTAAATGCTGACAGAATCCTAATGGGATATGTTGTGAAAACACACCATTACCTCGACCCCGCACTCAAATGCCTCAAAAAAGGGGGAATATTACACTACCATGAAACAGCACCAGACAAGATAAAATTCAAAAGACCAATAAGACGTATAAAAAAAGCCGCAAACCCCCGCAAAGTCACAATATTAAACAAAAGAATTATAAAAAAATATTCCCCAGGAGTATGGCACGTTGTAATAGATGCCAAAATAGACTAA
- a CDS encoding tRNA (guanine(26)-N(2))-dimethyltransferase, which translates to MKTVKEGRVKIKIPSFDKVSSKAPVFYNPAMELNRDLSILAIQQFQREKGSGIKVADVFAGSGIRGIRYLVEIEGVEYVLANDINPVAVEFIEKNSQLNNTNIDIRMEDANILLRKNRGLFDVVDIDPFGTPSPFIESAGYSLKKDSLLCITATDTSSLCGTYKKPCIRKYNAMPLKTEYCHENGLRILAGFTSLSIAKYKKYIKVKLAYSSQHYMRLYLKIGKGASKTDESIKKNIGFIYHCHNCLFRDLEEGILPTLPKKCPKCNERLNFTGPLWIGKLGDKNFIKEMIRLLPEKKLNKKKEALKLLKFLEDESEMPPTFYDTHKICSKLKVSAPPLKKVIESLEEKGFKATRSHCNDTGIKTNAPLSELKKSIKENLFII; encoded by the coding sequence ATGAAGACTGTGAAGGAAGGTAGAGTCAAAATAAAAATTCCCAGTTTTGATAAGGTTTCATCAAAGGCCCCGGTATTCTATAATCCTGCCATGGAGCTTAACAGAGACCTTTCAATCTTGGCAATTCAACAATTCCAAAGAGAAAAGGGATCCGGGATAAAAGTAGCTGATGTTTTTGCTGGTAGTGGTATAAGAGGTATAAGATATCTGGTTGAAATAGAGGGCGTGGAATATGTCCTTGCAAATGATATAAACCCAGTTGCAGTGGAATTCATAGAAAAGAACAGTCAACTTAACAATACAAATATTGATATAAGAATGGAAGATGCTAACATCCTACTTCGAAAAAATAGGGGCTTATTTGATGTTGTGGATATAGACCCCTTCGGCACACCCTCACCCTTCATAGAATCCGCCGGTTATTCCCTTAAAAAAGATTCCCTTTTATGTATCACGGCAACAGACACTTCCAGTCTCTGCGGCACATATAAAAAACCTTGTATAAGGAAATATAATGCCATGCCATTAAAGACAGAATATTGCCATGAAAACGGACTTAGGATACTTGCAGGTTTCACAAGCCTCAGCATTGCAAAATATAAAAAATACATCAAAGTAAAGTTAGCCTACAGCAGCCAACACTATATGCGCCTATACCTAAAAATTGGTAAAGGAGCCTCCAAAACAGATGAATCCATCAAAAAAAATATTGGATTCATCTACCATTGCCACAATTGTCTATTCCGCGACTTAGAAGAAGGCATACTCCCAACCTTGCCAAAAAAGTGCCCTAAATGTAATGAAAGATTAAATTTCACCGGTCCGCTCTGGATTGGAAAACTGGGAGATAAAAATTTCATCAAAGAGATGATAAGATTACTACCCGAAAAAAAATTAAACAAGAAAAAAGAAGCCCTAAAATTGCTGAAATTTCTAGAAGATGAGTCTGAAATGCCCCCAACATTCTATGACACCCATAAAATCTGCAGCAAACTTAAGGTAAGCGCCCCACCCCTCAAAAAAGTCATAGAATCACTAGAAGAAAAAGGGTTTAAGGCAACTAGAAGCCACTGCAATGACACCGGAATAAAAACCAACGCACCATTATCAGAATTAAAAAAATCAATCAAAGAAAATCTATTCATAATTTAA
- a CDS encoding glutamine--scyllo-inositol transaminase produces the protein MIPIANPIIEDDEIQEVIKVLRSGFLAQGPKVEEFEKAFADYTNCKYAVATSSGTTALHVALLSAGVGKGDEVITTPFSFAATANAALYVGARPVFVDIDPQTYNIDPEGVEDAITEDTRAIIAVHLYGQPAEMDHIRDIGEDHGLVVIEDAAQAHGALYYGRKVGSLADLACFSFYPTKNITSGEGGMITTDDEEMARLARMIRSHGESRRYEHVILGYNFRMTDIAAAIGLVQLKKLDRFNEKRIKNARYLTGELEAFDYIMTPYVQDNVKHVFHQYTVRVRERERWIEHFTREGVGTGVYYPRPIYNQPLYKGLGLGASCPEAEKASREVLSLPVHPSLSEDDLDRIIDAVENFPI, from the coding sequence ATGATACCAATTGCGAACCCAATAATAGAAGATGATGAAATCCAAGAAGTCATAAAAGTATTACGTTCAGGTTTTCTTGCTCAAGGACCCAAAGTAGAAGAATTTGAAAAGGCATTCGCTGACTACACCAACTGTAAATATGCTGTGGCCACAAGCTCCGGCACAACAGCATTACACGTGGCCTTATTATCTGCAGGTGTGGGTAAAGGCGATGAGGTTATAACAACACCATTTAGTTTCGCGGCCACTGCAAACGCAGCCCTTTATGTTGGAGCCAGGCCAGTTTTCGTTGACATAGACCCCCAGACTTATAATATAGACCCTGAGGGTGTAGAGGATGCTATAACCGAGGATACCAGGGCTATAATAGCTGTTCATCTGTATGGGCAGCCAGCCGAGATGGATCATATCAGGGATATAGGGGAGGATCATGGACTTGTAGTTATTGAGGATGCGGCCCAGGCGCATGGGGCTTTATATTATGGTAGGAAGGTTGGTTCATTGGCTGATCTTGCCTGTTTCAGTTTTTATCCCACGAAGAATATCACTTCTGGTGAGGGTGGTATGATAACAACAGATGATGAAGAGATGGCGAGGCTGGCCAGGATGATCAGGTCACATGGTGAAAGTAGAAGATATGAGCATGTGATCCTGGGATACAATTTTAGGATGACTGATATAGCCGCTGCTATTGGCCTAGTTCAACTTAAAAAACTTGACAGGTTCAATGAAAAAAGGATAAAAAATGCCAGGTATCTGACAGGGGAACTGGAAGCCTTTGATTATATTATGACGCCATATGTCCAGGATAATGTGAAGCATGTGTTCCATCAGTACACTGTAAGGGTTCGGGAGAGGGAAAGGTGGATAGAACATTTTACCAGGGAGGGTGTAGGGACTGGAGTATATTATCCAAGGCCGATATACAATCAACCATTATATAAGGGTCTTGGTTTAGGGGCTAGTTGTCCCGAGGCTGAAAAAGCGTCCAGGGAAGTTTTGTCGTTGCCTGTGCATCCTAGTCTCAGTGAGGATGACCTTGATAGGATAATTGATGCTGTTGAGAATTTCCCTATTTAG
- a CDS encoding GTP cyclohydrolase: MGMICFPDTQEKIPTIPVHLTRVGVTGVKKLLKIEREDKRPIILLPTFDAFVDLPSKQRGIHMSRNPEAISEVLEEVVERNVLELESLCAEIVNTLLKKHKYAKRAEVSMKSDFMFRKRSPITHKKSQEMTKIMADAIGYRDQKEIMIRKMIGAEVVGMTVCPCAQETIKETAKQELMKFLDEKTTLKVLETVPLASHNQRGRGMIMIEVPEDHTIRGEDLIRIIEESMSSPVYELLKRPDENAVVIEAHRNPMFVEDCVRNMIHRIVREFPHLPDDTLVTVRQINEESIHRHNAFAEKVATMGELKYEIEELNNQMGGQLDKTP, encoded by the coding sequence TTGGGCATGATCTGCTTCCCAGATACGCAAGAAAAAATACCCACGATTCCAGTCCACCTTACAAGAGTCGGGGTTACAGGAGTTAAAAAACTCCTCAAAATCGAAAGAGAAGACAAAAGACCAATAATACTACTACCAACATTCGACGCCTTCGTAGACCTTCCAAGCAAACAAAGAGGCATACACATGTCAAGAAACCCCGAAGCAATCAGCGAAGTACTCGAAGAAGTAGTTGAAAGAAACGTCCTCGAACTAGAATCACTATGTGCAGAAATAGTCAACACATTACTCAAAAAACACAAATACGCCAAAAGAGCCGAAGTCAGCATGAAAAGCGACTTCATGTTCAGAAAAAGATCCCCAATCACCCATAAGAAGAGCCAGGAAATGACCAAGATAATGGCCGACGCCATCGGATACAGAGACCAGAAAGAAATCATGATAAGGAAGATGATAGGCGCAGAAGTAGTAGGGATGACAGTCTGCCCCTGCGCACAAGAAACAATAAAAGAAACAGCAAAACAGGAACTAATGAAATTCCTCGACGAAAAAACAACACTAAAAGTCCTTGAAACAGTCCCCCTAGCCTCCCACAACCAAAGAGGAAGGGGAATGATAATGATAGAAGTCCCAGAAGACCATACAATCAGGGGCGAAGATCTAATAAGGATAATAGAAGAATCAATGAGCTCACCAGTCTACGAACTGCTCAAAAGACCAGACGAAAACGCAGTAGTAATAGAAGCCCACAGGAACCCCATGTTCGTAGAAGACTGCGTCAGGAACATGATCCACCGTATAGTCAGAGAATTCCCACACCTACCAGATGACACACTCGTAACAGTAAGACAAATCAACGAAGAAAGCATACACCGCCATAACGCCTTCGCGGAAAAAGTTGCCACCATGGGAGAACTAAAATACGAAATAGAAGAACTAAACAACCAAATGGGTGGTCAACTTGATAAAACTCCATAG
- a CDS encoding histone deacetylase-related protein, with protein MRIVYSPDYDLHNMESHVENKKRTDTIIGALKTLNLEIVEPRMASPDDILRVHTPGHVEYVKGFAERGGGHLDYDTYMTRESYKVALLAAGGAIRAAETVLEGGGWAYSVARPPGHHATRDRSMGFCIFNNMAIAIEHLREQISDHLLIIDFDVHYGNGTAEIFYDDPNVMYISIHQDPRTLYPGMGFIDEMGIDEGLGYTMNIPMPPGSSTDDYIWILSRILEPIKDEFKPKIVFLEAGFDAHRNDPISNMRVDEEFYAWIGSCLKDESIVAILEGGYDLEALASSNLKFVKSLMGLETPIEREIRASDPVEDIFSRIKDKFSEYFRM; from the coding sequence ATGAGAATCGTGTATTCCCCAGATTATGATCTTCATAACATGGAATCCCATGTGGAAAACAAAAAAAGGACAGATACCATCATTGGAGCCCTTAAAACTTTAAATCTTGAGATAGTGGAACCTAGAATGGCAAGCCCAGATGATATCCTAAGGGTTCATACTCCAGGTCATGTGGAGTATGTGAAGGGATTCGCAGAAAGAGGTGGGGGCCACCTTGACTATGACACTTACATGACACGTGAAAGTTACAAGGTGGCGCTTCTAGCAGCTGGAGGGGCTATAAGAGCGGCTGAAACCGTTCTAGAGGGTGGTGGATGGGCTTATTCAGTCGCAAGACCCCCGGGACACCATGCCACAAGGGACAGGTCAATGGGTTTCTGTATATTTAATAATATGGCGATAGCCATCGAACATCTGAGAGAACAAATATCAGACCATCTCCTTATAATAGATTTTGACGTGCATTATGGTAATGGTACGGCCGAGATATTCTATGATGACCCTAATGTAATGTATATTTCAATACACCAAGATCCTAGGACATTGTATCCAGGGATGGGATTCATAGATGAAATGGGCATAGATGAAGGTCTAGGATACACAATGAATATTCCCATGCCACCAGGCTCAAGTACAGATGATTATATCTGGATCCTTTCAAGGATACTGGAACCCATAAAAGATGAATTCAAACCCAAAATTGTCTTCTTGGAAGCTGGTTTTGACGCCCACCGGAATGATCCCATTTCTAATATGAGGGTTGATGAAGAATTTTATGCATGGATAGGATCTTGCCTAAAAGATGAAAGTATAGTCGCAATCTTAGAAGGAGGATACGACCTAGAAGCCCTTGCAAGTTCAAACTTAAAATTTGTCAAATCACTCATGGGCCTTGAAACCCCAATAGAACGTGAAATAAGAGCCTCTGATCCCGTGGAGGATATATTTTCAAGGATAAAAGATAAGTTCTCAGAATACTTTAGAATGTGA